From the genome of Nicotiana sylvestris chromosome 2, ASM39365v2, whole genome shotgun sequence, one region includes:
- the LOC104237285 gene encoding LEC14B protein-like: MICASLRQTPCTVFHVKMYFEFLHSESIEDMGYSMSKLEAETELLDGSSSNHGATDSARHNTPSHFLDHEIAQLTKLRSGPHDNISRILPGKREVPVSTFKMLAAREANYSRRGRFSKADSCHVLSKYLPVNGPWIVDQMATRAYVSQFSVDGSLFVAAFQGSHIRIYDVERGWKVQKNILAKSLRWTVTDTSLSPGQRHLVYATMSPIVHIVNVGSAGTESLANITEIHDGLDLAADEDDSFGIFSVKFSTDGREVVAGSSDDAIYVYDLEANKLSLRISAHESDVNSVCFADESGHLIYSGSDDNLCKVWDRRCFRAKEKPAGVLMGHLEGITFLDSRGDGRYFISNGKDQAIKLWDIRKMSTKSTCNMMFRHYEWDYRWMDYPPQARDLKHPFDHSVATYKGHSVLRTLIRCYFSPEYSTGQRYIYTGSHDTCIYIYDLVSGEQVAKLEHHGSTVRDCSWHPHYPMLVSSSWDGDVVKWEFPGDGEEPVPPKKKPIRRRHFV, encoded by the exons ATGATATGCGCGTCTCTCAGACAAACACCCTGCACTGTCTTTCATGTGAAAATGTATTTTGAGTTTTTACATTCAGAGTCCATTGAAGACATGGGGTATTCTATGAGTAAGTTGGAAGCAGAGACCGAACTCTTGGATGGTTCAAGTTCCAATCACGGGGCTACTGACAGTGCTCGTCACAACACACCATCCCATTTTTTGGACCATGAAATTGCTCAGCTTACTAAACTTAGATCAGGACCCCATGATAATATCAGTAGAATCCTACCTGGGAAAAGGGAAGTTCCTGTGTCCACATTCAAGATGCTAGCCGCTCGAGAAGCCAATTATTCCCGTAGAGGAAGGTTCTCAAAGGCAGATAGTTGTCATGTGTTAAGTAAATATTTGCCCGTAAATGGTCCTTGGATCGTAGACCAGATGGCAACAAGGGCTTATGTGTCACAATTTTCGGTAGATGGTTCCCTTTTCGTTGCCGCCTTTCAG GGAAGTCATATTAGAATATATGACGTGGAGAGAGGGTGGAAAGTTCAGAAGAACATTCTTGCAAAAAGCTTGAGATGGACAGTTACTGATACATCTCTTTCACCAGGTCAACGACATCTT GTATATGCTACCATGTCACCTATCGTACATATTGTAAATGTAGGATCTGCTGGGACTGAATCTCTTGCCAACATCACA GAAATTCATGATGGTTTGGATTTGGCCGCTGATGAGGATGATTCTTTTGGAATATTCTCTGTGAAATTTTCGACTGATGGTCGGGAAGTTGTTGCTGGAAGTAGTGATGATGCAATCTATGTTTATGATCTTGAAGCTAACAAACTCTCTCTTCGAATATCTGCTCATGAA TCTGATGTCAATTCTGTATGTTTTGCTGATGAAAGTGGCCATCTCATTTATTCTGGAAGTGATGATAATCTGTGTAAG GTCTGGGACAGACGTTGCTTCAGGGCCAAAGAAAAGCCAGCGGGAGTACTGATGGGACACCTAGAAGGCATTACGTTCCTTGACAGTCGGGGGGATGGTCGTTATTTCATTTCTAATGGTAAAGATCAAGCCATCAAGCTTTGGGATATCCGCAAAATGTCTACTAAATCTACTTG CAATATGATGTTCAGGCATTATGAATGGGATTATAGATGGATGGACTACCCTCCTCAAGCTAGAGACTTGAAGCACCCTTTTGATCATTCGGTAGCCACTTATAAGGGTCACTCTGTCTTGCGTACTTTAATTCGCTGCTACTTCTCCCCCGAATATAG TACTGGTCAGAGATACATTTACACTGGATCCCATGACACTTGCATTTACATCTATGATTTG GTAAGTGGAGAACAAGTCGCAAAATTGGAGCACCACGGATCAACCGTTAGAGATTGTAGCTGGCATCCTCATTATCCGATGCTTGTTAGCTCTTCTTGGGATGGGGATGTTGTCAAATGGGAATTCCCAGGTGATGGAGAAGAACCAGTCCCTCCAAAAAAGAAGCCGATCAGAAGAAGACATTTCGTCTAG
- the LOC104237278 gene encoding probable receptor-like protein kinase At5g20050, translated as MEDKKAYSIAISLVILLIIGVVIARITLKLTETFFLICGADVAAIVAVFAFVIIRRKFNSRRELLVKQLDSDGRELRIEYSFLRKVAGVPTRFRLKELEEATDNFGSLVGRGSSACVFKGILSDGAAVAVKRIEGEERGDKEFKSEVAAIASVQHVNLVRLLGYCSVPPSGPRFLVYEYVVNGSLDNWLFPRRKIRDRPSGCLSWDLRCRVALDVAKALSYMHHDCRSCILHLDIKPENILLDENHRALLSDFGLSKLMGKDESRVVTTIRGTRGYLAPEWLLENGISEKSDVYSYGMVLLELIGGRRNIRAVDQHGKNYPDKSKAKKFIYFPRIVSEKLAQEKIMDVVDERLVDEVVAGGEVTEIQVKRLACVALWCIQERPRLRPTMARVVEMLEGRLPVDAPAQTTMPIADLLGNDEDLDHRPRQPAVNLSSDSTYSFTMSVLSGR; from the coding sequence ATGGAGGACAAGAAAGCTTATTCCATAGCCATTTCATTGGTGATTCTGTTGATCATAGGCGTTGTTATTGCTCGGATAACGCTTAAACTTACAGAAACGTTTTTCCTCATATGTGGAGCTGATGTTGCAGCCATTGTTGCTGTCTTTGCTTTTGTTATAATCCGAAGGAAGTTCAACAGCAGGAGGGAATTATTAGTAAAGCAACTCGATTCAGATGGACGCGAGTTGAGGATAGAGTATAGTTTTCTTAGGAAAGTTGCAGGGGTTCCAACAAGATTCAGATTGAAAGAGCTGGAAGAAGCAACCGATAACTTTGGTTCGTTAGTAGGCCGTGGATCATCGGCTTGTGTTTTCAAGGGCATCCTCAGTGATGGTGCAGCAGTAGCAGTGAAAAGGATTGAAGGAGAGGAGCGAGGCGATAAGGAATTTAAATCAGAAGTTGCAGCCATTGCTAGTGTCCAACATGTTAACCTGGTACGCCTATTAGGGTACTGTAGTGTTCCCCCCTCGGGGCCTCGTTTCTTGGTTTATGAATATGTTGTTAATGGATCACTTGATAATTGGCTTTTCCCTCGAAGGAAAATCCGAGATCGTCCAAGTGGATGCTTGTCATGGGATTTAAGATGCAGAGTTGCCTTAGATGTGGCTAAGGCACTTTCTTATATGCATCATGATTGTAGATCATGTATTTTACATCTTGATATCAAGCCTGAGAATATTCTTCTTGATGAAAATCACCGTGCCCTTCTCTCAGATTTCGGGCTATCAAAGTTAATGGGGAAAGACGAGAGTAGAGTTGTCACAACCATCAGGGGAACACGAGGCTACTTAGCCCCGGAGTGGCTTTTGGAGAACGGGATTTCTGAAAAAAGTGATGTTTATAGTTATGGAATGGTACTTTTGGAATTGATTGGTGGGAGAAGAAATATTCGAGCTGTTGATCAACATGGAAAAAATTATCCGGACAAGTCAAAGGCGAAGAAATTCATCTACTTTCCCAGGATTGTGAGTGAGAAACTGGCACAAGAGAAAATCATGGATGTTGTGGATGAGAGGCTCGTTGATGAGGTTGTTGCAGGAGGAGAAGTCACGGAAATACAAGTGAAAAGATTGGCGTGTGTGGCGTTGTGGTGCATCCAAGAAAGGCCTCGGCTTAGGCCAACCATGGCACGAGTCGTGGAAATGTTGGAAGGGCGTTTGCCAGTAGACGCGCCTGCACAGACGACAATGCCAATCGCTGATCTATTAGGAAACGACGAAGATCTTGATCATCGTCCCCGGCAGCCTGCTGTTAACCTTTCTTCTGATTCCACTTACTCTTTTACAATGTCTGTTCTCTCAGGAAGGTAG